A DNA window from Salvelinus sp. IW2-2015 linkage group LG4q.1:29, ASM291031v2, whole genome shotgun sequence contains the following coding sequences:
- the slc7a10b gene encoding asc-type amino acid transporter 1, whose translation MVADMDGGKRKRSICSRQEPLAALKILKDGNNKRDEIPDRVTLKKEIGLLSACTIIIGNIIGSGIFISPKGVLEHSGSVGLALIVWILGGCIAALGSLCYAELGVTIPKSGGDYSYVTEIFGGLVGFLLLWSAVLIMYPTTLAVIALTFSNYVLQPVFPDCVPPYMATRLLSTVCLLFLTWVNCSSVRMATRIQDVFTVGKLAALGLIIVVGLVQICKGNYEGLTPQVAFEFSTTPSVGQIALAFLQASFAFSGWNFLNYVTEEVVEPRRNLPRAIYISIPLVTFVYTLTNIAYFSAMSPEELLSSNAVAVTFGEKLLGMFSVIMPISVALSTFGGINGYLFTSSRLCFSGAREGHLPSLLAMIHFKNCTPIPALLCCCTATIVILCIGETHNLINYVSFINYLSYGVTIAGLLYYRWKKPKLYRPIKVNLLVPITYLMFWALLLGFSLYSEPVVCGVGLVIMLTGVPVYFLGVHWKAKPKCIYDFIESATYVAQRLCFVVFPQFDPIEISPIEEWPDKSSDTLSRKS comes from the exons ATGGTTGCAGACATGGATGGAGGAAAGCGGAAAAGAAGTATCTGCTCACGGCAAGAGCCGTTGGCTGCACTGAAGATCTTGAAAGATGGGAACAACAAGCGTGACGAAATCCCCGATAGAGTGACTCTGAAAAAAGAAATAGGACTTTTAAGCGCCTGTACAATAATCATAG GGAACATCATAGGTTCTGGAATCTTCATCTCTCCTAAAGGGGTTCTAGAGCACTCGGGTTCAGTGGGTCTAGCCCTGATTGTGTGGATACTAGGGGGATGTATAGCTGCCCTAGGCTCCCTCTGCTATGCTGAGCTGGGGGTCACCATCCCCAAGTCAGGGGGGGACTACTCCTACGTCACAGAAATATTTGGAGGCCTTGTTGG GTTCCTTCTGCTGTGGAGTGCAGTGCTCATCATGTACCCTACCACCCTGGCTGTCATCGCCCTGACCTTTTCTAACTATGTCCTACAGCCTGTCTTCCCAGACTGTGTCCCTCCCTACATGGCCACACGCTTGCTGTCAACAGTCTGTCTAT TGTTCCTGACCTGGGTGAACTGTTCCAGTGTACGTATGGCCACCAGGATCCAGGATGTTTTCACGGTGGGGAAGCTGGCGGCCCTGGGTCTCATCATAGTGGTCGGCCTGGTGCAGATCTGCaagg GTAACTACGAGGGACTGACGCCTCAGGTGGCCTTTGAGTTCAGCACGACTCCCTCGGTTGGGCAGATCGCTCTGGCTTTCCTTCAAGCCTCATTCGCCTTCAGTGGATGGAACTTCCTGAACTACGTCACAGAGGAAGTGGTTGAACCGCGACG GAACCTACCTCGTGCCATTTACATCTCTATCCCATTGGTGACCTTTGTGTACACGCTCACCAACATCGCCTACTTCTCCGCCATGTCACCTGAGGAGCTGCTGTCATCCAATGCTGTGGCTGTC ACATTTGGAGAGAAGCTCCTGGGGATGTTCTCTGTCATTATGCCCATCTCTGTAGCCTTGTCTACGTTTGGAGGCATCAACGGCTACCTCTTCACATCTTCTAG ATTGTGTTTCTCTGGGGCCAGAGAGGGACATCTACCCAGCCTGCTGGCTATGATTCACTTTAAGAACTGCACCCCtatccctgctctcctctgctgc TGTACTGCCACCATTGTAATCCTGTGTATTGGAGAGACACACAACCTGATCAACTATGTGTCCTTCATCAACTACCTCTCCTATGGAGTCACCATCGCAGGCCTGCTCTACTACCGATGGAAGAAGCCCAAACTTTACAGACCAATTAAG GTAAACCTACTTGTTCCTATCACCTACCTGATGTTTTGGGCCCTGTTACTGGGCTTCAGCCTGTACTCTGAGCCtgtagtgtgtggtgttgggCTGGTCATCATGCTCACTGGTGTACCAGTCTACTTCCTGGGGGTGCACTGGAAAGCCAAGCCAAAGTGTATCTATGACTTCATCG AGTCAGCGACCTACGTGGCACAGAGGCTGTGTTTCGTGGTCTTCCCCCAGTTCGACCCCATCGAGATCAGTCCAATCGAAGAATGGCCCGACAAATCTTCTGACACTCTATCTAGGAAGTCTTAA
- the faap24 gene encoding Fanconi anemia core complex-associated protein 24, producing the protein MAIKPPVLMNAVPPYGHVISNEKWRGSVLVQSLKGTGSVKTIFEEELGVVDFHLSNKSCILYVSETDIVAGNNYKRKLVRFRNANSNLQGIVLVEKTQLSEQYFSAMQKFVVFELGLTLLPVASQLEASQLLTQIVHGESKDNPFRRRSVSWLLDPLVMSLVQQIPGVGKVKAMALLQHYSSIHQLCNAGTHELEHIVGQATAQHIRNFFHNPLV; encoded by the exons atggcgatAAAACCTCCCGTTCTTATGAACGCCGTTCCCCCGTATGGGCATGTTATTTCCAACGAGAAGTGGAGAGGCTCAGTCCTCGTGCAAAGTTTGAAAG GAACTGGAAGTGTGAAAACAATATTTGAAGAAGAACTTGGCGTGGTGGACTTTCATCTATCTAACAAGAGCTGCATCTTGTATGTCTCTGAAACTGACATTGTGGCTGGAAACAACTACAAAAGAAAACTTGTTAGGTTTAGAAAT gCCAACAGCAACCTCCAGGGCATAGTGCTGGTGGAGAAGACCCAGCTCAGCGAACAGTACTTTTCTGCCATGCAGAAGTTTGTGGTGTTTGAGCTTGGTCTGACACTGCTACCTGTTGCCAGCCAGCTTGAAGCCTCGCAGCTACTCACACAAATA GTGCACGGAGAAAGTAAAGACAACCCGTTCCGCAGGAGGAGTGTGTCTTGGCTGCTAGACCCCTTGGTCATGTCCCTGGTTCAGCAGATCCCTGGCGTAGGGAAGGTCAAAGCCATGGCCCTGCTCCAGCACTACTCCAGTATCCACCAGCTGTGCAATGCAGGAACGCACGAACTGGAACACATCGTGGGCCAGGCCACGGCTCAGCACATACGCAACTTCTTCCACAACCCATTGGTCTGA